The following proteins are encoded in a genomic region of Drosophila miranda strain MSH22 chromosome 4, D.miranda_PacBio2.1, whole genome shotgun sequence:
- the LOC108161296 gene encoding uncharacterized protein LOC108161296 has protein sequence MAWKPSTRFEDDLIDFRQMAYEMKREAEYTPRPSSTYDFLADRNKRNAVIDKLHGPASAKTKGIQDCLAMMERIQQIAGTKPLGEHATMEDWNDTSTVEREAIAMMRHFNLMSMGVESMKPLPLKEENEPKVSIHVLCNGHRMMPLIMDPEYFRPRKTRLAKNTTNSSLSTTETSFNDSGSYHTANDSSFYGSAVSELETTISSNDNCGVPYKLLDNTTLEPKKIPATIPKKQRKPIRAVRDRYPSGV, from the coding sequence ATGGCTTGGAAACCGTCGACACGCTTCGAGGACGATCTTATCGATTTTCGGCAGATGGCCTATGAGATGAAGCGCGAGGCGGAGTACACTCCACGTCCCAGCTCCACGTACGACTTCTTGGCGGATCGCAACAAGCGCAACGCCGTTATTGATAAGCTGCACGGCCCGGCGAGCGCCAAGACCAAGGGCATCCAGGACTGCCTGGCCATGATGGAGCGTATCCAACAGATCGCCGGCACCAAGCCGTTGGGAGAGCACGCCACCATGGAAGACTGGAACGACACGAGCACCGTGGAACGGGAGGCCATTGCCATGATGCGCCACTTTAACCTGATGTCCATGGGTGTGGAATCGATGAAACCGCTTCCGCTTAAGGAAGAGAACGAGCCCAAGGTTTCAATTCATGTGCTTTGCAACGGCCATCGTATGATGCCCCTGATCATGGATCCCGAATACTTTCGGCCCCGCAAGACACGCCTAGCCAAGAACACTACCAACAGCAGTCTCTCGACCACTGAAACAAGCTTCAACGATTCTGGCTCTTACCACACCGCCAACGACAGCAGCTTCTACGGATCCGCTGTATCGGAGCTGGAAACAACGATAAGCAGTAATGATAATTGCGGTGTACCATACAAACTGCTGGATAACACGACACTAGAACCGAAAAAGATCCCAGCGACAATACCTAAGAAGCAGCGGAAGCCAATAAGGGCCGTACGGGACAGATATCCCAGCGGCGTCTGA